From Octopus sinensis linkage group LG14, ASM634580v1, whole genome shotgun sequence:
AAAAATCCTTTGAGTGTAACATTTGTGGACGTGGTTTTATCCAAAGTAGTCAGTTAAGACAACATATTCTGACCCACACTGGTGAAAAGCCTTTCCAGTGTCAGATCTGCTGCAGGAATTTTGCTCAAAATAGCGCTTTGAAAAGACACTATAGGGtgcatacaggggagaaaccatttcaATGTAGTTTTTGTCCTGAGTCTTTTACTCggagttgtttcttgaaaaaacACTTAATACAGCATAAAGAAGCTAAATCATTTGAGTGTGATATatgtcaggaaattttcatgaGGGAAGATGATCTGTTGTCTCATTGGGAAATGCATTTTGTTGAGAACACATTTGAAACAGAAACTCATCAAAATACCTGTACTGAAATGATTTATATCAATGAAGACAGCGAAATTTATCTTGATAAAAATCCTGTCCCTGttgctttacatataaatactTTTGCTTTTGATAATCTAATTGGGTATCACAATAAAATGAAAGAGGATAAGACTTTtaactgtgatatatgtggtaaggGTTTTACTACCAAAGCACACCTCAAACGACACAACATGATtcacacaggggaaaaaccaCATGAGTGTTCTCTGTGTGATAAGTCCTTTGCACAACGTAGTGAACTTAAAAGCCATTACAGGACACATACTGGTGAAAAGCCCTTCAAGTGTGAGATCTGTGAAGAGTGTTTCAGTGAAAAGGGTTCATTGGGAAAACACATGAggattcatacaggggagaagtcATTTAAATGTAATATCTGTGGTCGATGTTTTACCCAGAGTGGTCATCTCCATCAGCACATTTTGattcacactggagaaaaaccattcaAGTGCGAAACATGTGGTAAGCCATTTGCAAAAAATAGTGCACTAAAAAGACATTACACTgtacatactggtgagaaacctttcCCCTGTGAAGTGTGTGGGGAAGCCTTCAGTCAGAGTTGTCATATGAAAAAACACCTACTAAAACATCACCTTAGCGAAATGCTCCCATAGCAAAGATTAAAAGAGGTCTGCTAAAtttgttttctgcttttttttttctcttcccttacCCCTGGCTACATATAGTATTATGATATTCCACTGATGTATTTTACCAAGAATAAAATTTATAGATTCAGGATTCGGTTTGGTTTTATATCCAGTTATGGAAACATGGCAACTCAATATTTGAGGTAGTTACTGCTTAGAATAAAATTTGCACTAACAGGTGATCGCTTGTAAGTAGATATTGTTATTGGCAGTTCTATAATTATCAACACAAGTAGAGGTGGAACTAGCAACGTAAGTAATTTAAGATAGGAAAGACAAACATATActattgttgatgatgaagatgagtgTATCTATTAAAGTATTTCTTGGTATGGCAGTGACCAACTGAACATTTGATGGTAACTGTTTTTAATCTATCAGTTATAATCTAggttttaatctattttttattgctggtacttattttatcgaaaacatgttcaaagaataaaaatgaagattAATTTGACCTTTGTAGAAATTGAAATCCAGATTGAATGTTACTGGTTCATTCGTTTATAGTCTTGACCACCACTTCAGCACTGAGCCATCATCTTGCTTGGTTTCTATAAATCTTACTACTTGAGTAGCCTCTTCTCAAAAATTCTCACATTTTGAGTTTAGTACTTAAAGTTTGTATCCTAACTGTTAAAGTTACCATTGGATTATTGTTTAAGTAGAACCCACATGTAACTTTATCAAAATACTATAGATTAAATAGTACAATTTACTCAGTTGCCAGAAAAAATTCTGTTGTGCTTTATTATACAGATTTAGTAAAATGTAAGTTTCAGTCTGAACTTAAACCTTACAGTTTTAATGACCCTAACTCAGCATGAAGGTTGGTACATTATATAACAGAAgacaaaaagtaattttttaccTACTGTTGTAGCAACAACCAAAAactactctcttcctctctctctcagacaaagAGGAAGGTACATATTGTTAGATTGAAAACACTACAAGAATTGATCCTATGAAACTCTCCTGAAAACAGTGTTTTGCTTTAGTTGCTTGGAGCAAGGGAAACTGCAGGGCCAGCACTTGTATGGGTATTTTACGATAACCAATAATTTACTTGTTTTAACACTATGTTCCAATcatcaaaaattaaatattggtttGGATCGTTTAAACAAGAAATTTTCCAATATTAATGGGTGTCTCAAGCAATTCATCAAATCTTCACATATAATACACTTTTCCATTAAGTATATGTCCATTTGATCGACATTTTAGTTTCATATCGAAACATGGCATTGCAGTGTACATTTTGTGGGCCTAATGCAGTTTTTCACCTCACCTTCAAAAatgcaattttttgaaaaaatttcttcGGATTCCAAGGTTTTAGATGTCAGAAATtacaaatatgcaaaataaaatttttgagaTTTTTAACACCCCTGCCCTTCGTTCTGAATGTATTATTGTATATTGAAGTGTGGAAATTTCATTAAAGCTGGTATGTAAAGTACATTTTCTATGTTCATTTGGCTAAACTGTAGAAATtgttttgatattgttgttaaaatCCCCGTATTTTAATGCTTAAAATTTAAAATCGGGGGCGAGAGCAGTGGCGGTTCATAGATAAAATTAGTTGGGGTGcggcttcagaaaatttttagctgttgttttaatattgtgtaataggaaacaaacatataaaaagaaaatttatacataaactggATCGGTTCGCATTTTAGCCACTGccaggtagtgtgtttaatttgttctttaagcactgctgtaaattaccccttgtttttcaaaaatccttcCTAAATCACAACATAAGGGGGAAAATGTGCCCtatatttcaaattctggcagcaacactgaagctggaagcaagataatctaattctacactttatcacattcaagaatataagcaCGTTTTTAAACACAACACAtgtggagtcaaaaagaaacactacctttcaccagaACACTGGGCTCAGCACTATTGTTCACGctgtgctctctctccctagcatgaagcttccaatctcggacatgtgagcatgtgcacaacagccaaacaccgcgcTGCTGGAACTGGGAAGCacacaaggatttttgtatttttttcataaaccagGGGCTGGCTACtaacattaagcttaaggattatataatgtacaagtataaagaaggaatgaaagaaaaaaggactcattacaTTGAATGTTACATTgaataatatcgagtggaaacaAGGGATGCTGCAGTTCCGCGGTGTCTATACACGAGCTGCCACTGGTGGGGTTTTTtggggtttgtttgttttttgcatattcgtaatctccgacttAGTAATCCGAAgttaattttttcaaaacaatgcaattttgaAGTGATGTgcaaaactgcattagcccccatTTTTTTTATACCTGCATTACACTTCTTAGCTAAGGACCTGCTTACCTTTATGTCGTTGGTGGTAAAGTTCGTTGTTTACATTCAGACTCAAGCCATCGTGCACGATTACATAGAAACCTGGAGCAGAACGTAGATTCGTATTTGGCTAAGCTAGTATATGAATCAAAATAGCAACAGTTTAACATCTCGTGTTTCACTCTTACAATGCAGAAACACAAACGTAATTATGTTTActgtcagaatcgttaccgcatcggacaaaacacttagtggcatttcttccggtcctttatgttctgaattcaaatgccgctgagggtgactttgttttcatcttttcagggtcgatgaaataagttccagtcgAGCAcccgggtcgatgtaattgactagcccctccactaaaaaaaaattaaggccttgtgcttgtagaaaggaataaaaatgatgacgatgatggtggtgatgatgatgtaagctATAAATACGCAAAAGGTTAAGAATAAAATGGTATTTCATAAACATACAGGCAAACATTCATAATGtacagaaatataatttatttgttggCAAAAACTTTTTGTTtggaagaaacaaaaatgaagaagGAATCATACGGGGCGAGATATAATCTAATTAGTATTTTCTTgactttttgtatttatatatttgagaaGAACTTCAAATGAAAATACCCAAAAGCGACCGACTATCTTCAGTGTTAATAAGAGGAGGCGTTGTatgcaagggaggtaactctgatTACTCAATGGGTGTGCCGGGTGTCAGAACTAACTTTTCACTGACTTTTAAACTTTTAAcgacttatttattattttattgttgttaatttACTCCCTTTTCggaccacaaatatatatttatgtacatatatatattctatcagaaccaaatacttcaacaaaaatatatacaaactttttcttttacttcaaattttctaTTAAAACTTTCTCGAgtgtggaaaaaaacaaaacaaaaacaagaaacaacaggaaGGAAACTGTTGCGGAAAATGACCGACTTAAGGTAATAACCTACTTCCGTAGTTtccataacttttttttatattttacattttcactTCAATCTTCATATCGAAagaactgaagaaaaaatatgataaaactttagtcattttttatttctatttttttcgcATAACTTTTGGCGTTACTAATTCTTCATTAGTTACATAAAACTTCGTAAGAAGTTTCCTGTCAGCAAATGGCAAAATTTAGCTAAAACAGTGTgggaacatattaatttatttctgctTGTGtcttaatttgttttatatacttttatttttattggatgtttttgtttgtaattttttttatataaatatataaatttgctctttttttttttaaatcggacAGTTGCGGATTTATGTACGTTTCGCCTACGATCATGTAGATTTGTACTTGTAATCTTAACTGAATTTAAGCATGGAATAAGGACTGGAAAGTGGTAGGTACTattctaaatttatatttacaccTTTTAGAAAGAGAAATTGTTATCTAGTAGTGGTGACAACTTGTCGGAATTTGTTGTTTGGGAAACTTTTGACGAATGTCCTTGCGATTGTTTCGATGTCTGCAAAAACTTCGTAGCTTTTTAAAGTTTTTGCTGACAGCTGAAACTTTGGTGTACGTAATTGTGCAGatgcatatgtttgcatgcaGAGGTATGGCTATCAATGTGCttaaacatatttgtgtgtttttaatcAGGGTTACTgttgcctagaatagaaaataaaataaaatcactgTTTGCCCGTCTGCTACTGAACGAAAGTTGTAAATTTATACGCAGCTTGGTTTCAAAACGGAAAGAAAAAGGGAACAGGTGTTAATTCAAATACATTAGAAAGTTGACCAAGTTATTACGACTGAAACTTCTGCAAtaaaataattctgaaaaaaaaatatatatacatttcaatgaaaatattttacaagCGTCACGTAAGTTTAGTTCTGATTCAGCGATTGTTCTTTTCTGCGCTATCAGCAACAACACCCCATTCACTGgagttctctctttctttctctttctctcttcacatCACTCCACGTTTCCAGAGTTCATTATGAGTGTTACTAGACTATATTATTTTTCGTAAAAATTAAAACACGTTTCCCTTCCCCTCGTGTATCTTAATGTACAGAATTGTATTAgaattgaattaataaatgatgaacaaaattagtataaaataagaagagaaaaattgAAATCGGTGTAAGTCATATATTCCCACTGTAACTATCCAAAATAATTTCAAACTGTTTGGATCGCCTTTCATTTATCATATTTTCCTGGCTCTTATTTGATCAGTTTGCcagttttataattaaaattgaaCCAACTTCTGTTCATCTTTCGGAAACCAACGTTCACATCACTGCCTCTTCTGGTCAGTAGCAGACAGCAAGCTGCTTGGAAATCGTTTTCCCTTATATTCAAATCCTAggcgtttgtatgtgcatgtataagcacacaccacacatctatCGCACAGGGCGTGTGTGTAAAACCAAAATTCCCCAAAAATTTAGGAATATATCTTTACTAGTGGGTAATATCTGgtaatgtaatatatgcatatagtgaaggcgcatatgcatatattacgaCCGAGAACCGAAAACCCTCCGGTATTCGGTTctcaatcgtaaggtcgtgagttagATTCCCGACGGcgcattttgtccttgagcaagatactttatttcatgctgctccagtccattctgctggcaaaaatgagttgtacctataaTTGAAAGGgctttgtcacattttgtgtcacggtgaatctccctgaaaactatgttaagggtatgaaTATCTGTTAAattgctcagctacttgcacgttaatttcacgagaataTTGATCAGAATAATTGGAACACTGGGCGTTGAGGGCAAAGGAGTGCcaagcatatcatcatcatcatcatcattgtcgtttaacgtctgctttccatgctggcatgggttggatggtttgattgaggactgccaagccagaaggctgcactaggctccaatctgatctggcaaagtttctacagctggatacccttcctaacaccaaccactccgagagtgtagtgagtgctttttacgtgccacgggcacgagggccagtcaggcggcactgccaacgatcatactcgaatagtgctttttacgtgccaccggaacgggACCAATCAGGTGACTCTGGTATcgcccatgcttgaatggtgctttttacgtgccaccaccatgggtgccaatcaggcggtactgtcattggccatgacaatgacttcacttgactgaacaggtcttcacaagtgcagtttattgcccaatgattgaaaggtactcttaaatagagctggttatgctgcactggcataggccacagttatggtctcacttggcttgctatgtcttctcaagcacagcatatctccaaaggtctcggtcacttctCATTGCCTCTATgcggcccaacgttcaaagatcatgcttcaccacctcatcccaggtcttcctgtggctacctcttccacaggttccctctactacTAGGGTgtgacacattttcacacacctctcctcatccatacacaacacatgaccctACCAacacaatcatctctcttgcatatcacatctgatgcttgttatgtccaacttttctctcagggtgcttacactctgtcgtgtatgcacactgacattacacatccagcagagcatactaacttcattccttgcaagcttattcatgtcctcagcagtcatagcccatgtttcactgccatgtaggatggctgttcacacacatcatacagtctaccttttactctgagccaGAAGTCCtctgtcaccagtagaggtaggagctctctgaactttgcccaggctattcttattctagcagctacactctcagagcatctacCCTCGCTACTGACTTGGGTCACCTatgtaatggaagctatcaactacgtCTAATTTTTCCCCTTGGCctgtgacggaagttgttttctgcacattttcagtatttattgccTCTGAGCATTTGCCACTCACAAGAACTATCAtcccagttagccttcttttgatattgctgcacctcttatgtgtccatagcttacaccagatACATCTTATTGAGTTTCTGCCTacgccttttttacagatcgagcatggccatctacttgaagggatttgtgatttgtccgccttcttacttattaagactttgatttttgctagattaactctaaggctcttcaattctagaccttgctttcacacctgaaacttctctagttctgatagtgactcagctattagagcaaggtcatcagcatagagaagcttccaggagcatcctgtcttgaattcctctgttattgcctggaggaatatgatgaataagagggggctgagggctgatccttggtagacccctacccagaattcttcactatactcattgccaaccctcaacttagtgacagcatccctgtatgtggcttgtacagctctcactaaccactcatctatccctagtttctgcattgaccaccagataagggatcaggggaccctgtcaaaggattTCTCTATGTCAACGAGAGCTggatacagaggtttatctttggctagctATTTCTCCTAGCTGTCCTACCAGAAATagagcatcagtggtgcttttccctggcacaaacccagacggcatctcatctaaactaactctctccctaattagttgggctatgaccctctccgtgaccttcattacctgatccaacaacttgatacctatgtaattatttgtatctaatgcatcacctttacctttgtagtagttgactatggtgctgctacaccagtcaatgggtatgactccttcatgtatcacatggttgactatacgggtaaCTAGACTATAGccaacaccaccagatattttaagcatctctacaGTGATCCATGATGGGCCAGGGGAATAATTTTACTCCCTTATCACATTTCATGGTGATTTTTGAAAAATCGAAACTCTAAGTTCTCTGATTCTAGTGAAGCACCTAGCATGTTGTGGAGGTAACTATTCAGTATGCAGgcatttactgtatatataatctgagagtgaaaacttatgaaaattccCATCAGTGGGTTTGTTGTTCTGCTTCAGTCtgaaaaagatgtatatataaaatattagctgTTAACTTTTTATAACTTATATAATgtctgtttatgtttatattgctaTTTTTCGCAATCTTTTTTCATTCCCATAATTGAGAGATTCAACAATTAAATATCAATAGGATTGTAGTTCTAGCCTGgattaagtactggagttgagaTGATTGCTTAAAATCTTTGTAGGCACTGCCCTTACATGGTTGTAATCTAGTGACTGaagttagcaaaaaaaaaaaatttttaactacaAATAAAAAACAGGATAGATGAAATTAACAGTCAGTTTCATTAACATTGATTTATTTCTTGTCATTCTTACttattgttttgttaatttttgtatttttttatttgtttaatagaATATCCAAGATGGAGGATCCACCAGaattacaaattattttcaaagcAGATTCTTCATTGGAAACTCAATTCTTAAAATCAACCAAAGTAGCCTCTGTGAAAAGGACCCATGTCTGTGATATTTGTGAAAAGACATTTTCCCAGAAGAATACTCTAGTTTTGCACATCAGGACACATACGGGCGATCGACCTTACCACTGCCAAGTATGTGGTCGAGGTTTCTCAGCCAGCTGCTCCTTGAAAAAGCATGTACGGATTCACACAGGGGAAAAACCCTATAAGTGCAATGACTGTGGCAAATGCTTTTCCCAAAATAGTCACCTGATCCTTCATATGAGGACACATACGGGAGACaggccataccagtgcagcctCTGTGAAAAACGGTTTTCCTACAGCAGTTCCTTCAAAAAACATATGCGAATACATACGGGTGAAAAGCCTTTCCGGTGTGAAGTTTGTCAAAAGAGTCTCTCCGACAACAGTGCCCTGAAACAGCATATCAAAACGcacacaggtgaaaaaccataccaGTGCGAAGACTGTGGCAAGAGTTTCTCATTGAGCATTGACTTGATCAGACACATTCGCACCCACACCAAAGAAACTCCGTATCACTGCGAGGTGTGTGCAAGGAGTTTCTCTGTCAACAGCAATCTCAGGCAACATATGCGAACACACACAGGAGAGACGCCCTacccctgtgatatctgtggcaagcgATTTTCTCGAAACAGTACACTAGTCCGCCACATCAAAACACATACAGGTGACAGACCATATACTTGTGAAATCTGCCAGAAGAATTTCTCTCAGAATAGCCATCTTATACGACACATGAAAATTCACAAGGTAAAACCTGTTGCAATAGATAAAAcagtttgatataaatatatctatattgataAAACAatcacaaataatttttatttataacctAAAGAAAggagtgtttatattttttttcaaactatAAGGTAAGAGAGGTATAACTCACACCTTGGTGCCTTACACtctttctcttctgtcttttTTAATCTCTAttctctcatgtatatatatatatatatattatgttgttaatgttgaacatTATGAACCCCTTTGAAGAATTATATTGTCTTCTTACTGGGGTCAACttagtcttatatttatctaGAGCCAATATCAGTAACATAATGGGGGTAAATTCAATACACCCTATTATATAACTATTCTATATTtgttttgagatgaggaattatgtacattatttacaatggacggataggtgtcctcatcttgtttgttgttatcacaatgtttcagctgatgtattctccagccttcattgGGTGTTCtagtggaattttgaacccaaccctcggattctaagttcaatcccaggcagggacttagaaaataatatcaacagaaaaataacatcagcaacataccttaggaatgagaacagtgtaccccattagtcaaataaagatttgaaattccaccagaatACCTGAAGAatgctggagagtacatcagccgaaacgttatgataacaacaaacaagatgaggacacttatctgtccattgtaaataatgtacctatTAGTGGTACAGACCCTTTGCTTTGTGCCAAGTCAAAAGGTAATTGgggattttttttctgttccaaactcggagaaaaaaaacacaacaaaaatatattatcaccATATAATTACCAACAATAATATGTATTAACTTTCATTGTTCTTCACAGATCCACTTTAAGAACAAAAAAATGGAGTCTTCCATATGTTGTAGAGCTAGTTCTTCCATCCTGATTGAATGTGATGGGGTGATGTTAAAAATGAATGCATAGATTATCGAAGatgtccatacacatacacacgattcCTGTGTTTAGTATCTCCGTCCACACCCTGAATGGCTGtgcacttttcttcttttttttctacctTGGTATATTACCCACTCGTTCATTCACTGTCTGCTATACTGCTGCATTTTTGCCAAAGATATCTTTAGGGATGGTTACAGTTTGAATCAGTGTCTCTGTTTCCATTCCCTGAAACGCTTCAG
This genomic window contains:
- the LOC115219306 gene encoding zinc finger protein 345-like — translated: MVDSLFKNSYKSSIEFNDCDTKKNIKDTSKSKLLDCDICGKSFFRLKNLKQHRKTHTNERRFHCDICGKKFFTNSHLKRHHRIHTGERPFKCAICKKAFTQNNDLKSHFRIHTGEKPFKCEICNESFSESGSLRKHIKIHTGEKSFECNICGRGFIQSSQLRQHILTHTGEKPFQCQICCRNFAQNSALKRHYRVHTGEKPFQCSFCPESFTRSCFLKKHLIQHKEAKSFECDICQEIFMREDDLLSHWEMHFVENTFETETHQNTCTEMIYINEDSEIYLDKNPVPVALHINTFAFDNLIGYHNKMKEDKTFNCDICGKGFTTKAHLKRHNMIHTGEKPHECSLCDKSFAQRSELKSHYRTHTGEKPFKCEICEECFSEKGSLGKHMRIHTGEKSFKCNICGRCFTQSGHLHQHILIHTGEKPFKCETCGKPFAKNSALKRHYTVHTGEKPFPCEVCGEAFSQSCHMKKHLLKHHLSEMLPYYGNMATQYLRISKMEDPPELQIIFKADSSLETQFLKSTKVASVKRTHVCDICEKTFSQKNTLVLHIRTHTGDRPYHCQVCGRGFSASCSLKKHVRIHTGEKPYKCNDCGKCFSQNSHLILHMRTHTGDRPYQCSLCEKRFSYSSSFKKHMRIHTGEKPFRCEVCQKSLSDNSALKQHIKTHTGEKPYQCEDCGKSFSLSIDLIRHIRTHTKETPYHCEVCARSFSVNSNLRQHMRTHTGETPYPCDICGKRFSRNSTLVRHIKTHTGDRPYTCEICQKNFSQNSHLIRHMKIHKMPLLGSIYCDV